Proteins encoded together in one Variovorax paradoxus window:
- a CDS encoding M48 family metallopeptidase, giving the protein MAVARTIHKDLFRVFLLTLVSLFAIPAATLVFTEYALRSQDAEFLQAIEARIASDTRLSAGDKAQTTEFYRSHPLSKACSATAPEDKDFHDQVCKPYSMQWQFHWADRAAIWTLALGAALLAAALVLGALAFANRGLRYASFVAGWRLMTLSSAVEVVLQSSMLVWLSFWLTAYFMERYYVKLIAIAGIAAAVAVFYAIYTLFKKLPFGNVIEGEVVAEADAPRLWNRIRELAARVKTTPPDHIVAGIDTNFFVTETPCDVRGQTLHGRTLFVSIPLLRVLDQTEADAVLAHELAHLGGGDTRSSAALGPKLQQFDQYTWEMRSGGLTIVAHFLLRLYRMIFSFALARDSREREFKADRVSAGLTAPNAIVQSLIKISAYASYRSDVEQKLFEHNRQHDGALGIAGFVAAGLPPYAGSEAFIETMKTADVPHPYDTHPPLLERMRNVGHHVPESDYGTIVSTAPQASWADEIETAADIEARLWSDYEQRFVQNHELSLAYRYEPATEEERAVVLRHFPPVEFALKNDESVQVSYEGLHQSVDGGSTIGWDEVKDLTYQDNTFGDVLVVTHHDKGMLGARTTKVKVGGLGKQKENFKGVVGRYWQRHQIMRAEQAASKQE; this is encoded by the coding sequence ATGGCCGTCGCGCGCACGATCCATAAAGACCTTTTTCGCGTGTTTCTACTGACGCTGGTGTCGCTCTTCGCCATTCCGGCGGCGACCCTGGTTTTCACCGAATATGCGCTGCGCTCGCAAGACGCCGAGTTCTTGCAGGCAATCGAAGCGCGCATCGCTTCCGACACCCGCCTGTCCGCCGGCGACAAGGCGCAGACCACCGAGTTCTATCGCAGCCACCCGCTGTCCAAGGCTTGCAGCGCCACGGCGCCTGAAGACAAGGACTTTCACGACCAGGTGTGCAAGCCCTATTCGATGCAATGGCAGTTCCATTGGGCCGACCGCGCCGCCATCTGGACGCTGGCGCTCGGCGCGGCGCTGCTGGCAGCCGCGCTTGTGCTGGGCGCCCTCGCCTTTGCCAACCGCGGTCTTCGCTATGCCAGCTTTGTGGCGGGCTGGCGGCTCATGACGCTATCCAGCGCGGTCGAAGTCGTGCTGCAGAGCTCCATGCTGGTGTGGCTGTCCTTCTGGCTCACCGCGTACTTCATGGAGCGCTACTACGTCAAGCTGATCGCCATTGCCGGCATTGCGGCTGCGGTGGCTGTTTTCTATGCGATCTACACGCTGTTCAAGAAGCTGCCCTTCGGCAACGTGATCGAAGGCGAAGTGGTTGCCGAAGCCGATGCGCCGCGTTTGTGGAACCGCATCCGCGAACTGGCCGCCCGCGTGAAGACCACGCCGCCCGACCACATCGTTGCCGGCATCGACACCAACTTTTTCGTGACCGAGACACCCTGCGATGTTCGCGGCCAGACCCTGCACGGCCGCACGCTGTTCGTGAGCATTCCGCTGCTGCGCGTACTCGACCAGACCGAAGCCGATGCGGTGCTCGCGCACGAGCTGGCCCACCTGGGCGGCGGCGACACCCGAAGCAGCGCCGCACTCGGCCCCAAGCTGCAGCAGTTCGACCAATACACCTGGGAAATGCGCAGCGGCGGGCTGACCATCGTTGCGCACTTCTTGCTGCGCCTGTATCGCATGATCTTTTCGTTTGCCCTGGCGCGCGACAGCCGCGAGCGCGAATTCAAGGCCGACCGCGTCTCCGCGGGCCTGACGGCGCCGAACGCCATCGTGCAGTCGCTCATCAAGATTTCGGCCTATGCCAGCTACCGCAGCGACGTGGAGCAGAAGCTCTTCGAGCACAACCGCCAGCATGACGGGGCGCTCGGCATTGCCGGCTTCGTGGCCGCGGGCCTGCCGCCGTATGCGGGCTCGGAGGCGTTCATCGAGACGATGAAAACCGCCGACGTGCCGCACCCCTACGACACTCACCCGCCGCTCTTGGAGCGCATGCGCAACGTGGGGCATCACGTGCCCGAAAGCGACTACGGCACCATCGTCTCGACCGCGCCGCAGGCCTCGTGGGCCGACGAGATCGAAACTGCCGCCGACATCGAGGCGCGCCTGTGGAGCGACTATGAGCAGCGCTTCGTGCAGAACCACGAGCTGAGCCTTGCCTACCGCTACGAACCCGCCACGGAAGAAGAGCGCGCCGTGGTGCTGCGCCACTTTCCGCCGGTAGAGTTTGCGCTGAAGAACGATGAAAGCGTGCAGGTGAGCTACGAGGGCCTGCACCAGAGCGTCGACGGCGGCTCGACCATCGGATGGGACGAGGTCAAGGACCTCACCTACCAGGACAACACCTTCGGCGATGTGCTGGTCGTGACACACCACGACAAGGGCATGCTGGGGGCGCGCACCACCAAGGTAAAGGTGGGCGGTCTCGGCAAGCAGAAGGAAAACTTCAAGGGCGTTGTCGGCCGCTATTGGCAGCGGCACCAGATCATGAGGGCGGAGCAGGCGGCGTCCAAGCAGGAATGA